In Nitrosarchaeum sp., a genomic segment contains:
- a CDS encoding tyrosine--tRNA ligase produces the protein MDITEKIQLIERPPTEEIVTHEELLELFKTNSSPKHYIGLEISGFLHLGSLISTGFKINDFIKAGVKCTVFLADWHTIINDKLGGNWETIEEVSKYYQDAFKLVCPNVEIVLGSKLYEEKTEYWANLVKFTKHMSIARTMRTLTIMGRSEDDTKIDVAKLLYPAMQAVDIHSLGVDIAHAGMDQRKIHMLVREIFPKMGWKVPVAVHHKLLPGLTKPANANGESTKMSKSDPNSGVFIHNSDDEIRTKIKKAWCEEANIQNNPLLEISKNVIFHEFNEINVERPEKFGGNMTYTNYNQLESDFAEKKLHPTDLKQTVGEYLVKVISPIREKLNLSEELFNAIKKNY, from the coding sequence TTGGATATCACTGAAAAAATTCAATTAATTGAAAGACCCCCAACTGAAGAGATTGTTACGCATGAAGAATTATTAGAATTGTTCAAAACAAATTCATCTCCAAAGCATTACATTGGTTTAGAGATTTCTGGATTTTTACATCTTGGTAGCTTAATTAGTACCGGTTTCAAAATTAATGATTTTATTAAAGCGGGTGTTAAATGTACAGTTTTTCTTGCAGATTGGCACACTATAATTAATGATAAGTTGGGTGGAAATTGGGAAACCATTGAAGAAGTTTCAAAATATTACCAAGATGCTTTCAAATTAGTTTGTCCAAATGTAGAAATTGTTTTAGGATCAAAATTGTATGAAGAAAAAACAGAGTATTGGGCTAATCTTGTTAAATTTACAAAACACATGTCAATAGCTAGAACTATGAGAACCCTTACAATAATGGGACGCTCAGAAGATGATACAAAGATAGATGTAGCTAAGTTACTTTATCCGGCAATGCAAGCTGTTGATATTCATTCTTTAGGTGTAGATATTGCTCATGCTGGAATGGATCAAAGAAAAATACACATGCTTGTAAGAGAGATTTTTCCTAAAATGGGATGGAAAGTTCCAGTAGCTGTTCATCATAAACTATTACCAGGTTTAACAAAACCAGCAAATGCAAATGGGGAATCAACAAAAATGAGTAAGTCAGATCCAAATTCAGGAGTTTTTATTCATAATTCTGATGATGAAATTCGAACAAAGATCAAAAAAGCATGGTGTGAAGAAGCAAATATTCAGAATAATCCATTATTAGAAATTTCAAAAAATGTTATTTTCCATGAATTTAATGAAATTAATGTAGAAAGACCAGAAAAATTTGGTGGAAACATGACATATACCAATTATAATCAATTAGAGTCGGATTTTGCAGAAAAAAAATTACATCCAACTGATCTAAAACAAACAGTAGGAGAATATCTAGTTAAAGTGATTTCGCCAATACGAGAAAAATTAAACCTTAGTGAAGAGTTGTTTAACGCAATTAAGAAAAATTATTGA
- the cobJ gene encoding precorrin-3B C(17)-methyltransferase, producing MTGKLYIVGVGPGHHDHMTFRAKEVIEESDTIVGYETYVNLVQDLIEGKTVHRYAMTQEVERAHQCIDLAKSGKIVSLVSSGDPGIYGMAGLIYETLAATNWNPKDGLQVEIVPGVSALNSCASIIGSPLMTDFAVVSMSDLLVPWEIITKRVEAAAQGDFVIVIYNPASKKRIHQLVDTRKILLKYRKPTTPVAIIKGAFRESQTIVMTDLENLPNHSDQLGMISTVIIGNSSTYTYKDLMINPRGYKSKYNLEEQTNPNLKIQ from the coding sequence TTGACTGGTAAACTCTACATTGTCGGTGTTGGTCCTGGACATCATGATCATATGACATTTCGTGCAAAAGAAGTGATTGAAGAAAGTGATACAATTGTTGGATATGAAACATATGTTAACCTAGTACAAGATCTTATTGAAGGAAAAACAGTTCATCGTTATGCCATGACTCAAGAAGTTGAACGTGCTCATCAATGTATTGATCTGGCAAAATCTGGAAAAATAGTTTCACTTGTTTCTAGTGGTGACCCAGGAATTTATGGAATGGCTGGATTAATTTATGAAACACTTGCAGCAACAAATTGGAATCCTAAAGATGGTCTGCAAGTTGAAATAGTTCCGGGTGTTTCTGCGTTGAACTCATGTGCATCAATTATTGGTTCACCACTTATGACTGATTTTGCAGTTGTAAGTATGAGTGATTTATTGGTACCATGGGAAATAATAACAAAAAGAGTTGAAGCTGCTGCACAAGGTGATTTTGTAATTGTAATTTATAATCCAGCAAGTAAAAAAAGAATACATCAACTGGTAGATACAAGGAAAATTCTATTAAAATATAGAAAACCAACTACACCTGTCGCAATAATTAAAGGTGCATTTAGAGAATCACAAACTATTGTAATGACAGACTTGGAAAATCTTCCAAATCATTCTGATCAATTGGGAATGATAAGTACAGTAATCATCGGAAACTCATCTACTTACACCTACAAGGATTTAATGATTAATCCAAGAGGATACAAATCAAAATATAATCTAGAAGAACAAACAAACCCCAATCTTAAAATTCAATAA
- a CDS encoding aspartate kinase, with product MRLVIKYGGTSISSAKDIQTVANYVNTLSKHNEIVIVCSATSGTTDDLIEISQSIKNENKNKAIQLASKIINRHKQLAKQTIKKSAIRKKLLEKLDVDFKELVALIEGMVLLGEVTARSMDYLISFGERLSIKLISFAINDLNKKSISLTGKEVGIVTDSNFGESIPLMDTTRLRVSKTIDQQFTKKTIPVIGGFTGADQHGHITTFGRGGSDYTATIIGTCIKADEIWLMSDIDGLMTADPKIVKNAKLLKEVSYVEAIEMALFGAKQIHPRTFEPLLTKKIPMKIRNSFNVKNEGTLVTDSPSTSTKNTVKCVSSIRHNGLIDIRGGSMVGNPGTAAKIFVTLAKAGINVMMISQNPSESSITIVVKNTDLDKAVNALEMELLGKIIKKLEVTTDVAIIALIGLGMRGTVGVASKVFGAIQKNNVNVAMITQGSSELNLAFVVKNSDTNVAVQALHDAFELDKIN from the coding sequence TTGAGACTTGTAATAAAATATGGTGGAACATCAATTTCATCGGCAAAAGATATTCAAACTGTAGCAAATTATGTTAATACATTATCTAAACATAATGAAATAGTAATAGTATGCTCGGCTACTAGTGGTACCACTGATGATTTAATTGAAATATCTCAATCTATAAAAAATGAGAATAAAAACAAAGCTATACAACTAGCGTCAAAAATTATCAATAGACATAAACAACTTGCAAAGCAGACAATAAAAAAATCTGCAATTAGAAAAAAATTATTAGAAAAATTAGATGTAGATTTTAAAGAACTTGTTGCATTAATTGAAGGAATGGTATTGTTGGGAGAAGTAACTGCTAGATCTATGGATTATTTGATCTCATTTGGAGAACGTCTTTCAATAAAATTAATCTCTTTTGCAATTAACGATTTGAATAAAAAATCAATATCCTTAACAGGTAAAGAAGTTGGAATTGTCACAGATTCTAATTTTGGTGAATCTATCCCGTTAATGGATACTACAAGATTAAGAGTTTCTAAAACAATCGATCAACAATTTACCAAGAAAACAATCCCAGTAATAGGAGGTTTTACAGGAGCCGATCAACATGGACACATAACTACATTTGGTAGAGGTGGTTCAGATTATACTGCTACAATTATAGGTACATGCATCAAAGCTGATGAAATATGGTTAATGAGTGATATAGATGGATTAATGACTGCAGATCCAAAAATAGTAAAAAATGCAAAATTACTCAAAGAGGTTTCTTATGTAGAAGCAATTGAGATGGCTTTGTTTGGAGCTAAACAAATTCATCCACGCACATTTGAGCCATTATTGACCAAAAAAATTCCAATGAAGATTCGAAATTCCTTTAATGTAAAAAATGAAGGAACACTTGTAACTGATTCACCTTCAACTTCCACAAAAAATACTGTAAAATGTGTTAGCAGTATTCGTCATAATGGATTAATCGATATACGTGGAGGTAGTATGGTTGGTAATCCTGGAACTGCTGCAAAAATCTTTGTAACACTAGCTAAAGCTGGTATCAATGTAATGATGATATCTCAAAATCCCTCAGAATCTAGTATTACTATAGTAGTCAAGAATACTGATTTAGATAAAGCAGTTAATGCATTAGAAATGGAACTTTTAGGAAAAATAATTAAAAAACTAGAAGTAACTACCGATGTTGCAATTATTGCCCTGATTGGTTTAGGTATGCGAGGAACTGTAGGTGTTGCATCTAAAGTCTTTGGAGCAATCCAAAAAAATAATGTAAACGTAGCAATGATTACTCAAGGTTCGTCAGAACTAAACCTTGCATTTGTTGTCAAAAATTCTGATACTAATGTGGCAGTTCAGGCTTTACATGATGCATTTGAACTGGATAAAATTAACTAG
- the pcn gene encoding proliferating cell nuclear antigen (pcna): MTFEAKTSGSDDLKAIISAISTLVEEATFVATAEGITFRGMDPSHVALIDISWPNSAFEKYECDSDIKFGVRIDEFSKLIKRADKKDSIEISISEQNMLLVTVGKNKKYKMRLIESSATDTPLPKIPYDSKITLSSSRFDKILGDVQVVSDYLTIHTSDSKADFSGKGDSGEVVIDLEKDTDEIGEISSKEDSVGTYSLEYLNPVVKAVGTTAGQITCEFSSAKPLRIEFKVANIGRIHFYLAPRVES, translated from the coding sequence TTGACTTTCGAAGCAAAAACAAGTGGTTCAGATGATCTTAAAGCAATCATCTCAGCAATATCTACACTTGTAGAAGAAGCTACTTTTGTTGCAACAGCTGAAGGAATTACTTTTAGGGGAATGGATCCATCTCATGTAGCTTTAATAGATATTTCTTGGCCTAATTCTGCATTTGAAAAATATGAATGTGATAGTGATATAAAATTTGGAGTTAGAATAGATGAATTTTCTAAATTAATTAAAAGAGCTGATAAAAAAGATAGTATTGAAATTAGTATTTCTGAACAAAACATGTTACTTGTAACAGTTGGTAAAAATAAAAAATACAAAATGCGTTTAATTGAAAGCTCTGCAACTGATACTCCTTTACCAAAAATTCCATACGATTCTAAAATTACTTTATCATCTTCTAGATTTGATAAGATTTTAGGGGATGTCCAAGTTGTATCTGATTATTTGACTATTCATACATCTGATTCAAAAGCAGATTTTTCTGGAAAAGGTGATTCAGGTGAAGTTGTAATTGATCTAGAAAAAGATACAGATGAAATTGGTGAAATCTCTTCAAAAGAGGATAGTGTTGGTACCTATAGCCTCGAATATCTCAATCCTGTAGTTAAAGCAGTAGGTACTACCGCAGGTCAAATTACATGTGAATTTTCTAGTGCAAAACCTCTACGAATTGAATTCAAAGTAGCAAACATAGGCAGAATTCACTTTTATTTGGCTCCACGAGTAGAAAGTTAA
- a CDS encoding transcription factor S: MKFCPKCEVKLKKGDSGLQCPKCNYVEGNETMQTKTVVEEEESQFNVLSENEGTETLPTIKIECEKCGNDEAVWWMLQTRSADEPTTQFYRCSKCRYTWRNYA; encoded by the coding sequence ATGAAATTTTGCCCCAAATGTGAGGTCAAATTAAAAAAAGGTGATTCTGGTCTCCAATGTCCAAAATGTAATTATGTTGAAGGAAATGAAACTATGCAAACAAAAACTGTAGTTGAAGAAGAGGAATCACAATTTAACGTATTATCAGAAAATGAAGGAACTGAAACATTACCTACGATAAAAATTGAATGTGAAAAATGTGGTAACGATGAAGCAGTTTGGTGGATGTTACAAACTAGAAGTGCAGATGAACCTACAACTCAATTCTACAGATGTTCTAAATGTAGATACACTTGGCGTAATTACGCATAA
- a CDS encoding RpoL/Rpb11 RNA polymerase subunit family protein, which yields MNAQVISSEPKEISLSITETDIGILYIIQHELLKESNIDFAGVIVKHPLTNECWMRINSNTKPLQEIKKATDSAIKMANEFKQLFNSKIKVN from the coding sequence ATGAATGCTCAAGTAATCAGTTCAGAACCTAAGGAAATTAGCCTTTCTATTACAGAAACTGATATAGGAATTTTATACATAATTCAACATGAGCTTTTAAAGGAATCAAATATTGATTTTGCAGGCGTTATTGTGAAACATCCTCTCACTAATGAGTGTTGGATGAGAATAAACTCAAACACAAAACCTTTGCAAGAAATCAAAAAAGCAACAGATTCAGCAATAAAAATGGCTAATGAATTTAAACAATTATTTAATTCTAAAATTAAGGTAAATTAG
- a CDS encoding dual specificity protein phosphatase 23 — protein MSKPGNIWRKVHGKITKKPTNFSWLIENKLAGSGIPTSFDEFDWILKQGVTSIVTMTENALPEEWISNIGYLHVPTPDLTAPDMDRIDTAVDFIHKKISKDQAVMVHCAAGMGRAGTILACYLVKYQNYSAKDAIKKIRTERPGSIQSEVQELAISFYEKHVGSK, from the coding sequence ATGAGTAAACCAGGAAACATTTGGAGAAAAGTTCACGGTAAAATTACTAAAAAACCAACCAATTTCTCATGGTTAATTGAAAATAAACTTGCAGGTTCAGGAATACCAACAAGTTTTGATGAGTTTGATTGGATTCTAAAACAAGGTGTTACATCAATTGTAACTATGACTGAAAATGCTTTACCTGAAGAATGGATAAGTAATATTGGTTATTTACATGTCCCCACCCCAGACCTTACAGCTCCTGATATGGATAGAATTGATACAGCAGTAGATTTTATCCATAAAAAAATTTCAAAGGATCAAGCTGTAATGGTTCATTGTGCAGCTGGAATGGGAAGAGCTGGAACAATTCTTGCTTGTTATCTGGTAAAGTATCAAAATTATTCTGCAAAAGATGCAATTAAAAAAATTAGAACTGAAAGACCAGGATCTATCCAATCTGAAGTACAGGAATTAGCTATTTCCTTTTATGAAAAACATGTAGGAAGTAAATAG
- the amrS gene encoding AmmeMemoRadiSam system radical SAM enzyme, translating to MNKEAILYEKLSNKKVRCTACARYCEMSEGQIGLCGIRGNENGKLDLFVYGKVIAGHVDPIEKKPVIHYNPGSKVFSIATTGCNWLCRYCQNFDISQRRKVEGVDMTPEQVVQTALDNGADGIAYTYNEPSIFIEFARDCGVIAHQKNLYNVFVSNGYDTPESVNMMGEFLDSITIDFKGNAEPNFTKKIIGVPDPQPIFDTLLEIRDKTNIHVEITDLIIPKIGDSLEYAEKLCKFIYDQFGPEMPIHFLRFHPDYKMMEFDSTPVKTLEKHYEIAKKVGLEYVYIGNVPGHPFEHTYCSKCNNIVVKRYGFDIEGWNLDEKNKCQFCGNQVPIIGNLSKNYKKNRFHFVH from the coding sequence ATGAACAAAGAGGCAATTCTTTATGAAAAATTATCTAACAAGAAAGTTCGATGTACTGCTTGTGCAAGATATTGTGAGATGAGTGAAGGTCAGATAGGATTATGTGGGATTCGTGGTAATGAAAATGGAAAATTAGATTTATTCGTATATGGTAAAGTGATAGCAGGACATGTTGATCCAATAGAAAAAAAACCGGTTATACATTATAATCCTGGATCTAAAGTGTTTTCAATTGCCACCACTGGATGCAATTGGCTTTGTAGATATTGTCAGAATTTTGATATTAGTCAGAGAAGAAAAGTGGAGGGTGTAGATATGACTCCTGAACAAGTAGTACAAACAGCATTAGATAATGGTGCAGATGGAATTGCATATACATACAATGAACCATCTATATTCATTGAATTTGCTAGAGATTGCGGAGTAATAGCGCATCAAAAAAATCTTTACAATGTATTTGTTTCAAATGGATATGATACTCCAGAATCAGTAAATATGATGGGAGAGTTTTTAGATTCTATAACAATTGATTTCAAAGGTAATGCAGAACCTAATTTTACAAAAAAAATTATTGGAGTTCCTGATCCTCAACCTATTTTTGATACATTATTAGAAATACGTGATAAGACAAATATTCATGTAGAGATTACAGATCTTATTATTCCAAAAATAGGAGATAGTTTAGAATACGCAGAAAAATTATGTAAATTTATTTATGATCAATTTGGTCCAGAGATGCCAATTCATTTTTTACGTTTTCATCCAGATTATAAAATGATGGAATTTGATTCTACTCCTGTTAAAACTTTAGAAAAACATTATGAAATTGCAAAAAAAGTTGGATTGGAGTATGTGTATATCGGAAATGTACCAGGTCATCCTTTTGAGCATACTTATTGTTCAAAATGTAACAACATTGTGGTTAAGAGATATGGTTTTGATATTGAAGGTTGGAATCTAGATGAGAAAAATAAATGCCAATTTTGTGGAAATCAAGTTCCAATTATTGGTAATTTGTCTAAAAATTATAAAAAAAATAGATTTCATTTTGTTCATTGA